A single Antechinus flavipes isolate AdamAnt ecotype Samford, QLD, Australia chromosome 5, AdamAnt_v2, whole genome shotgun sequence DNA region contains:
- the LOC127538749 gene encoding ankyrin repeat domain-containing protein 7-like — translation MKIFNFGKKKGQFPSRPFQLSSSFGVQTRYPTEGYLIRSKDLRKIHKAALRGDVAKVQQLLLQGKNVNDLDKVKRTPLHLACANGHPDVVSLLVERNCKLNLLDNDSRTPLMKAIECQQKECATILLEHGADPNLGDDNNNTALHYVVLGHNQFLAKKLLHYQTDIEAKNKEGLTPLLLAIARNNINMADLLLKNGANVNALDGSKRTALMIAVTKESPDLVTLLLHHNADHTVQDVYGWTAEQYAKQYGYPLLTYHQQIENQKECNMPSTSQVSCSEQAFDIGFALIAQFLQNKDLLIINKLKIRKSVICPVHPKSAVQNKLLILDLL, via the exons ATGAAGATTTTCAATTTCGGCAAGAAGAAGGGGCAATTTCCATCTCGCCCCTTCCAGCTTTCGAGTTCCTTTGGGGTCCAAACACGCTACCCCACCGAAGGATACCTGATCCGGAGCAAGGACCTCAGGAAGATCCACAAAGCTGCCTTGCGTGGGGATGTGGCGAAGGTGCAGCAGCTACTGCTGcagggaaaaaatgtgaatgatCTGGATAAAGTGAAACG AACACCTCTTCACCTGGCTTGTGCTAATGGACATCCAGATGTTGTATCTCTCTTAGTAGAGAGAAATTGCAAACTAAATTTGTTGGACAATGACAGCCGAACACCTTTGATGAAG GCAATAGAGTGTCAGCAGAAAGAATGTGCAACAATCTTGCTTGAACATGGTGCAGACCCTAATCTTGGGGATGACAACAACAACACTGCACTTCACTATGTTGTCCTTGGTCATAACCAATTCTTGGCAAAAAAACTACTTCACTACCAAACTGATATTGAAGCAAAAAACAAG GAAGGTCTCACACCACTTTTGCTCGCAATTGCAAGAAATAACATCAACATGGCAGATTTGCTGTTAAAGAATGGAGCAAATGTGAATGCCTTGGATGGCTCTAAAAG AACGGCCCTTATGATTGCTGTCACTAAGGAATCACCAGACTTGGTCACTCTTCTTCTTCACCATAATGCTGATCACACTGTCCAAGATGTGTATGGATGGACAGCTGAGCAGTATGCTAAGCAATATGGTTATCCTCT acTTACTTATCATCAACAAATTGAAAATCAGAAAGAGTGTAATATGCCCAGTACATCCCAAGTCAGCTGTTCAGAACAAGCTTTTGATATTGGATTTGCTTTGATTGCACAATTCCTCCAAAATAAAG acTTACTTATCATCAACAAATTGAAAATCAGAAAGAGTGTAATATGCCCAGTACATCCCAAGTCAGCTGTTCAGAACAAGCTTTTGATATTGGATTTGCTTTGA